One genomic segment of Drosophila melanogaster chromosome 3R includes these proteins:
- the Qsox2 gene encoding quiescin sulfhydryl oxidase 2, producing MIRLLKTLLYCLLLISPADVLGRLNARKSANEASLYSDTDNVIMLDIESLRPALNLKNSKLVQFLNSFCGDCHRFAPVFKTLSRDLYKWRRILRIYAVDCAQERNAQLCREFNIRQTPSLRFFGPDMRKNDDVLGAVIPGQDPEFISSTLAELVSQNDYGPGQPNFRPLKATDYEIFQDQDGETPIQFVALVLQPKNSKIGRDTLLELLPFKELSVRIIEDSQIFNEFGLGPDDQKLAIVDRNGTAQYLTPSSDSSEAYASTIGDFLKNRNIQPDPPLPIAVAPNFTEFLDHQNQAILTKVLTPPLQVYRADLEQAIDKLLHIELRKWVLLEGNSLNALKNIIKIFRYLNPLNKDGKLLLTDLDNSLSSKQSIKGADFGDLVDSLENGRRVFKARRYVGCIGSRPLLRSFTCSMWTLFHHLTVEAAKPPNYFEAGSILKTFHGFAKYFFGCTDCSEHFQQMAIRRNLTSVKTHDEEILWLWAAHNEVNARIAGDSTEDPKFPKIQFPSAENCPTCRSNDSEWRTDEVLKYLKQLYDINNVSFYGLPTPQGYD from the coding sequence ATGATTCGGCTACTCAAGACGCTTCTTTATTGCCTGCTCCTCATCTCCCCTGCTGATGTGCTGGGCCGGCTTAATGCCAGAAAGTCGGCGAACGAGGCGAGTCTCTATAGCGATACAGACAATGTGATTATGTTGGACATCGAATCGCTGAGGCCAGCTCTAAACTTGAAGAACAGCAAGCTGGTCCAGTTCCTCAACAGCTTCTGCGGTGACTGTCATCGCTTCGCACCGGTCTTCAAGACCCTTTCCCGCGACCTCTACAAGTGGCGAAGAATTCTCCGGATCTATGCCGTAGATTGTGCCCAGGAGAGAAATGCTCAACTCTGCAGGGAATTCAATATCCGCCAGACGCCATCATTGCGATTCTTTGGTCCCGACATGAGGAAGAACGATGATGTTCTTGGAGCGGTAATCCCAGGCCAAGATCCCGAGTTCATTAGCTCAACACTGGCCGAATTGGTATCCCAAAATGACTATGGACCCGGCCAGCCAAACTTTCGTCCCCTAAAAGCAACAGACTATGAAATTTTCCAAGATCAAGATGGGGAAACTCCGATACAATTTGTGGCTCTTGTCCTTCAGCCAAAAAATTCAAAGATCGGCAGGGACACGCTGCTAGAACTGCTGCCATTCAAAGAGCTATCGGTGAGGATAATCGAAGATTCTCAGATATTTAACGAATTTGGACTGGGTCCCGACGACCAAAAACTGGCTATAGTTGATAGAAATGGAACCGCCCAGTATCTTACACCATCTTCGGACTCCAGTGAAGCGTATGCCAGCACTATTGGAGACTTCCTTAAGAACCGCAATATTCAGCCAGATCCACCACTACCCATCGCTGTAGCCCCAAACTTTACTGAGTTTCTGGATCACCAAAATCAAGCGATACTAACTAAAGTGCTTACGCCACCACTGCAGGTCTATCGTGCCGACTTGGAGCAGGCAATCGATAAACTGCTGCACATTGAGCTTCGTAAATGGGTCCTTTTGGAGGGTAATAGCCTGAATGctcttaaaaatattattaagatTTTCCGATACCTGAATCCATTGAACAAGGACGGAAAGCTATTGCTGACTGACCTGGACAACTCGTTGAGCTCGAAGCAGAGTATAAAGGGAGCCGACTTTGGTGATTTGGTTGATTCGCTTGAAAATGGTCGAAGGGTGTTTAAGGCAAGGCGATACGTTGGCTGCATTGGATCGCGGCCATTACTGCGAAGCTTTACCTGCTCTATGTGGACACTGTTTCACCATTTGACCGTGGAGGCAGCTAAGCCACCAAATTACTTTGAGGCGGGCTCAATACTGAAAACCTTTCATGGATTCGCCAAGTACTTCTTCGGCTGCACGGATTGCTCTGAACACTTTCAGCAGATGGCCATTCGTCGTAATCTGACTTCGGTGAAAACCCATGACGAGGAGATCCTCTGGCTGTGGGCAGCCCACAACGAAGTCAATGCACGCATTGCTGGAGACTCTACGGAGGATCCCAAGTTCCCGAAGATTCAGTTCCCCAGCGCGGAGAATTGCCCCACTTGCCGGTCAAATGACTCGGAGTGGAGAACAGATGAAGTTCTTAAGTATCTGAAACAGCTCTACGATATCAATAATGTAAGCTTTTATGGCCTTCCCACTCCACAGGGATACGATTAG
- the CG6678 gene encoding uncharacterized protein: MPLLFTGFNAFGQHECVSGDVDCAAGFSELNAPVSTQNQCTISIGWRYAALAFGRKLCLRGLLDDGPNECVTLEATGNIRALAAADSHCLVLLQSGQLYRVQPKLQAELVAVRLEAAPRSNSGTKRSIFGAAKAPSSPIIEHIACGSHINVAISSENCVYSIPSCLHQFSERQFRVKQLQCGHEHAVLLNANGDVFTWGNGLRGQLGLAELRVEETPQLLEALAGIKITQIAAGGWHSAAISAFGDLYTWGLNCSGQLGLRVMKPGGVLKEPTVFPLPQLQDLPECACSQSGESNDDCAPLRVFAGSRHTLLIRRCGRLWVSGWCKHGQLGRQLQDLSYVDAFQALEGITMNPTVDDVLCGPWSTLLHLKCTA, encoded by the exons ATGCCGCTGCTATTTACGGGCTTCAACGCATTTGGCCAGCATGAATGTGTAAGCGGCGACGTCGACTGCGCAGCCGGCTTCAGCG AATTAAATGCGCCAGTCTCGACTCAGAACCAGTGCACGATTTCGATCGGCTGGCGGTATGCGGCCCTCGCTTTTGGCCGGAAGTTGTGCCTGCGTGGGCTCTTGGATGATGGCCCAAATGAGTGCGTGACCCTGGAAGCAACGGGGAACATAAGGGCCCTTGCCGCTGCCGATTCCCACTGCCTGGTGCTACTCCAAAGCGGTCAGCTTTACAGGGTGCAACCAAAACTGCAAGCGGAACTGGTGGCTGTTAGACTAGAAGCTGCTCCCAGATCCAATTCGGGTACAAAGCGCTCTATCTTTGGGGCTGCCAAGGCGCCTTCGTCGCCGATCATAGAGCATATTGCATGTGGATCGCACATAAACGTAGCGATAAGTTCGGAAAACTGTGTCTACAGCATTCCCAGCTGCCTGCATCAGTTTTCCGAGCGCCAATTTCGGGTGAAGCAGCTCCAATGCGGCCATGAACATGCCGTGCTCCTCAATGCCAATGGCGACGTGTTCACCTGGGGAAATGGACT ACGCGGACAGTTGGGTCTGGCGGAACTGAGAGTGGAGGAGACGCCTCAATTGCTGGAGGCGCTGGCGGGGATcaag ATAACTCAAATTGCTGCCGGTGGTTGGCACAGTGCGGCCATATCCGCCTTTGGAGACCTCTACACCTGGGGCCTCAACTGCAGCGGTCAGCTGGGATTGCGTGTGATGAAACCCGGTGGCGTCCTCAAAGAGCCCACTGTATTTCCGCTGCCCCAGTTGCAAGATCTGCCCGAATGTGCCTGCTCCCAAAGCGGGGAGAGCAACGATGATTGCGCACCGCTGAGGGTGTTTGCTGGATCTCGTCACACTCTGCTGATCCGCCGATGCGGGCGGCTATGGGTCAGTGGTTGGTGCAAGCACGGTCAACTTGGCAGGCAGCTCCAAGACCTGTCCTATGTGGATGCTTTTCAGGCCCTGGAAGGTATCACGATGAACCCTACTGTGGATGATGTTCTCTGTGGGCCATGGTCAACGCTGCTCCATTTGAAG TGTACGGCTTAG
- the CG43844 gene encoding uncharacterized protein, isoform D, producing MDCSLQDALDNEYLVWNKGDHRENQMMLIRETVQTTLLLVLMIEVMLTFNIPIPMVIGAGI from the coding sequence ATGGACTGTTCGCTGCAGGACGCGTTGGATAATGAGTATCTGGTATGGAACAAGGGCGATCACCGGGAAAATCAAATGATGCTGATAAGGGAAACCGTTCAAACCACACTCCTGCTCGTGCTAATGATAGAGGTGATGCTGACGTTCAATATTCCGATTCCGATGGTCATAGGCGCCGGAATATAG
- the Qsox3 gene encoding quiescin sulfhydryl oxidase 3 produces MVWHFWVPYLTCIILILIVQEGHSKQRCLDEEPPLYSKEDNIHVVVGASLKKILAEPAMGKLVQFLNSYCGNCRRFAHTFRKMAVDLQKWNRVLRIYAVDCARLENVKLCRDFRITLTPTIRYYPSKFQRIRHGIGTDIETTIPSEIADQLIESLSENDYSESKGVKPIFDPIEPGNKLNDIYEQFDNKVTYILLVHPVDMGIETILNMLPYPDVGVRIIKDAEMFAQFGLKPCKQMVALLNRSGKAQLIKPAGKSSSAYVESVAGLLHQNGHTSMPTLPPAEPEYILSEGYDAFIVDYVLNSTKVLFQADLEQAIYQFLHVEIPKTAFISGFKFKALRHIIRLFRRFNVLNRDGRRMLNSLVNHLFEVTEITGEEFRDVVDDLQTRLDPIFAEQQYVGCLGSTPHTRRFSCSLWTLFHYFTVLAAQMKVYPPSSVTIGLYGLAKFFYDCKDGSMYFVKLAKRMNIAKVRTHDEEILWLWEAHNEVNEKLAGDASGDPRFPKVQFPERKHCPDCYTHSGEFDRDEVLKYLKRVYNLSYLSGDAEPHSRRSNECKSKKKYLQK; encoded by the coding sequence ATGGTTTGGCATTTCTGGGTACCGTATTTAACGTGCATTATCCTTATCCTGATTGTACAGGAAGGACATTCTAAGCAGAGATGTCTTGATGAAGAGCCACCTCTGTACTCGAAGGAGGACAATATTCATGTTGTGGTCGGTGCCAGTTTGAAAAAGATTCTAGCTGAACCAGCCATGGGAAAGTTGGTGCAGTTTCTGAACAGCTACTGCGGAAACTGCAGGAGATTCGCACACACGTTTAGGAAAATGGCTGTTGATCTGCAGAAGTGGAACCGGGTACTCCGGATATATGCGGTTGACTGTGCCCgtttggaaaatgtgaaattgtGTCGAGATTTTCGCATAACGCTTACGCCAACAATTCGCTATTATCCTTCAAAATTTCAGAGAATACGTCACGGAATTGGCACAGATATTGAAACAACAATTCCATCTGAAATCGCCGACCAGCTCATCGAAAGTCTGTCCGAAAACGACTACAGTGAAAGCAAAGGTGTAAAGCCCATCTTTGATCCTATAGAGCCCGGTAACAAGCTGAATGATATCTACGAACAGTTCGACAACAAGGTAACATACATTTTGTTGGTCCATCCAGTCGATATGGGCATAGAAACGATTCTCAACATGCTTCCCTATCCGGATGTGGGGGTGCGGATTATCAAGGATGCAGAAATGTTCGCTCAATTCGGACTGAAGCCGTGTAAACAAATGGTAGCCCTACTAAATAGATCTGGTAAAGCCCAACTAATCAAGCCTGCCGGTAAAAGTAGCTCTGCTTACGTGGAGAGCGTTGCTGGGCTTCTGCATCAAAATGGGCACACAAGTATGCCCACATTGCCACCTGCAGAACCCGAATATATCCTTTCGGAAGGATACGATGCTTTTATTGTGGACTATGTGCTGAACTCAACAAAGGTGCTCTTTCAAGCCGACTTAGAGCAGGCCATCTACCAATTCCTGCATGTTGAGATCCCTAAAACGGCTTTTATAAGTGGCTTTAAGTTTAAAGCTCTTCGTCATATAATTCGCTTGTTTCGCCGCTTCAATGTTCTTAACAGAGACGGGAGGCGAATGCTGAACAGCCTAGTGAATCACCTATTTGAGGTTACTGAAATTACGGGAGAGGAGTTCCGGGACGTAGTGGATGATCTGCAAACCAGGTTGGATCCCATCTTTGCGGAACAACAATACGTCGGTTGCTTGGGTTCTACACCCCATACTCGACGGTTTAGCTGCTCCTTGTGGACACTGTTTCATTACTTCACCGTCTTGGCGGCCCAGATGAAGGTATATCCGCCCAGCTCCGTGACAATTGGACTTTACGGACTTGCCAAGTTCTTTTACGACTGCAAAGATGGTTCCATGTACTTTGTAAAACTGGCGAAGCGGATGAATATTGCGAAAGTTAGAACCCATGACGAGGAGATCCTATGGTTGTGGGAAGCCCATAACGAGGTGAATGAAAAACTAGCTGGAGACGCCTCTGGGGACCCACGGTTTCCTAAAGTCCAGTTTCCGGAGCGGAAGCATTGCCCGGACTGCTATACACATTCAGGTGAATTTGATAGAGATGAGGTGCTTAAATACCTAAAACGCGTGTATAATTTAAGTTATTTAAGCGGCGATGCAGAACCACATTCAAGAAGATCAAATGAATGtaaatcaaagaaaaaatatttacagaagtaa
- the CG43844 gene encoding uncharacterized protein, isoform F yields the protein MQDQSRWPVRNFLIPSPSIFFILIWRITVQMMYPYGYMDCSLQDALDNEYLVWNKGDHRENQMMLIRETVQTTLLLVLMIEVMLTFNIPIPMVIGAGI from the coding sequence ATGCAGGATCAGAGTCGTTGGCCTGTAAGAAACTTCCTCATTCCCAGTCCCAGTATATTCTTTATTCTAATATGGCGTATCACCGTGCAAATGATGTATCCATACGGATACATGGACTGTTCGCTGCAGGACGCGTTGGATAATGAGTATCTGGTATGGAACAAGGGCGATCACCGGGAAAATCAAATGATGCTGATAAGGGAAACCGTTCAAACCACACTCCTGCTCGTGCTAATGATAGAGGTGATGCTGACGTTCAATATTCCGATTCCGATGGTCATAGGCGCCGGAATATAG